One genomic window of Candidatus Pseudobacter hemicellulosilyticus includes the following:
- a CDS encoding TonB-dependent receptor, producing MNGIKIILLILITACAHTVLAQQYALEGTVRAGAEPVELATVRLQPGNWQVLTNENGFFRIHKLSRGTYTLQVSYAGYQQEQRTIELPLKGPALDIDLRPVDMQEVVIAGRQSEGIAGKLKDVVGTAIYAGKKTELINVKNLNANLATNNTRQLYARIPGLNIWEYDNGGLQLGIGGRGLSPNRSSNFNIRQNGYDISADALGYPESYYTPSAEALDHIEIIRGAASLQYGPQFGGLINFVMKQGPADKPIEFTTRQTLGSFGLFNSFTSAGGTLAKGKLNYYGFYQFKKADSWRPNSHFDQHNAYAHLAYRFTPKLQITGEYTFMHYLAQQPGGLTDAQFREDPKVSVRSRNWFRVSWNLLSLNLDYAFSATTRLNWRNFTLQGGREALGILSYINRPDIGGNRDMMKDRYANWGSELRFIHRYTLSGKNNSTFLVGARWYQGLTKRQQGDANDGSGADFHFNGPEPNKSGYRFPGQNMAAFAENIFQLSRRWSITPGIRFEHINTKAKGYYYKQNVFIDDDRIEEQQANPRSFVLLGIGTAYKFDNGTELYGNISQNYRSINFNDIRIINSNARVDPALRDETGFNIDLGFRGHYAGWLYADISAFYLKYNDRIGSIFTRDTSFMTYRLRTNVSDSRNLGLEFLLEADVLKALSGGRSRYSVNIYTNLSLIDAKYINTKNTAFAGKLVENVPPVLFRTGLSFGEQRFNISYQFSWQARQYSDATNTEETPTAVDGLIPAFQVMDLSLRYSWRKFTIYTGVNNLGDTKYFTRRADGYPGPGILPADPRNFYCTLQFKW from the coding sequence ATGAACGGTATTAAAATTATTTTACTGATACTGATAACAGCCTGTGCGCACACTGTTCTGGCACAGCAGTACGCCCTGGAAGGTACTGTCCGCGCCGGTGCAGAACCGGTGGAGCTGGCTACCGTACGCCTGCAGCCTGGTAACTGGCAGGTGCTGACCAATGAGAACGGTTTTTTCCGGATCCATAAACTGTCGCGGGGTACCTATACACTACAGGTAAGCTATGCCGGCTACCAGCAGGAGCAAAGGACTATTGAACTGCCATTGAAAGGACCGGCGCTGGATATTGATCTCCGCCCGGTGGATATGCAGGAAGTAGTGATTGCCGGCAGGCAGTCGGAAGGCATAGCCGGTAAACTGAAGGACGTAGTAGGCACGGCCATCTATGCCGGTAAGAAAACAGAGCTGATCAATGTAAAGAACCTTAACGCCAACCTGGCCACCAATAATACCCGCCAGCTCTATGCACGTATACCAGGACTGAATATCTGGGAATATGATAATGGTGGTCTACAGCTGGGGATCGGGGGGCGTGGTCTTAGTCCCAATCGTTCTTCCAACTTCAATATCCGGCAGAATGGGTATGATATCAGTGCGGATGCGCTGGGCTACCCGGAAAGCTATTATACGCCTTCGGCAGAAGCGCTGGATCATATTGAGATCATACGGGGTGCAGCCAGTCTGCAATACGGCCCGCAGTTTGGCGGCCTGATCAATTTTGTGATGAAGCAAGGGCCGGCTGATAAACCCATCGAGTTCACTACCCGGCAAACGCTGGGTTCCTTTGGCCTGTTCAATTCCTTTACCAGCGCAGGCGGCACCCTGGCCAAAGGCAAGCTGAATTATTATGGGTTCTACCAGTTCAAGAAGGCCGATAGCTGGCGGCCCAACAGTCATTTTGACCAGCACAATGCCTATGCGCACCTGGCCTATAGGTTCACGCCCAAACTACAGATCACCGGTGAATATACTTTCATGCATTACCTGGCGCAGCAACCCGGTGGCCTGACAGATGCACAGTTCAGGGAAGATCCAAAGGTATCGGTGCGGTCGCGCAACTGGTTCCGGGTCAGCTGGAATTTGCTTAGCCTGAACCTCGACTATGCATTCTCTGCCACCACCCGCCTGAACTGGCGGAATTTCACCCTGCAGGGTGGAAGGGAAGCCCTGGGTATCCTCAGTTATATCAACCGCCCGGATATTGGTGGTAACCGGGACATGATGAAGGACCGGTATGCTAACTGGGGATCGGAGCTAAGGTTCATTCACCGCTACACGCTGTCCGGCAAAAATAACAGTACTTTCCTGGTGGGCGCCCGCTGGTACCAGGGCCTGACCAAACGCCAGCAGGGAGACGCCAATGATGGCAGCGGGGCCGATTTTCATTTCAATGGCCCGGAACCCAATAAGTCTGGCTACCGGTTCCCTGGTCAAAACATGGCCGCCTTTGCGGAAAACATCTTCCAGCTGTCGCGCAGGTGGAGTATTACGCCAGGCATTCGCTTTGAGCATATCAATACAAAAGCAAAGGGCTACTATTACAAGCAGAACGTTTTTATTGATGACGACAGGATCGAAGAACAGCAGGCAAATCCCCGTTCTTTTGTATTGCTGGGTATCGGCACCGCCTACAAATTTGATAATGGCACGGAGCTGTACGGGAATATTTCTCAGAACTACCGCTCCATCAATTTTAATGATATCCGTATCATCAACAGCAATGCCAGGGTAGATCCTGCGCTGCGCGATGAAACGGGTTTCAATATAGACCTCGGTTTCCGGGGCCATTATGCAGGCTGGCTCTATGCGGATATCAGCGCTTTTTACCTGAAGTATAATGATCGCATCGGTTCCATCTTTACCAGGGACACTTCCTTTATGACCTACCGGCTGCGCACCAATGTGTCTGACAGCCGGAACCTGGGGCTTGAATTCCTGCTGGAAGCAGATGTTCTGAAAGCTTTGTCTGGCGGGCGATCCAGGTACAGTGTAAATATATACACCAACCTCTCGCTCATTGACGCCAAATATATCAATACCAAAAACACGGCTTTTGCCGGTAAGCTGGTAGAGAATGTCCCGCCGGTCTTATTCCGCACCGGCCTGAGCTTTGGTGAACAGCGTTTCAATATCAGTTACCAATTCTCCTGGCAGGCCAGGCAATATTCCGACGCCACCAATACAGAAGAAACACCTACAGCCGTGGATGGACTGATCCCTGCTTTCCAGGTAATGGACCTCAGCCTGCGCTATAGCTGGAGAAAGTTTACTATCTATACCGGTGTCAATAACCTGGGCGATACAAAATATTTTACCCGCAGGGCAGATGGTTACCCGGGGCCGGGCATCCTGCCGGCTGATCCGCGGAATTTTTACTGTACCCTGCAGTTCAAATGGTAA
- a CDS encoding alkaline phosphatase, with product MQRRSFFRNSSLTLLGTTLLGKGFTAAAEPVQPAGRSARNIIFLVSDGMSTGTLTMTDLYLQRKMGYRSNWLRLYDEQKARRAFMDTASANSLVTDSAAGSSAWGGGVRVPNGSLNVNADGSFNMPILQKFKAAGKAVGCVTTVPIAHATPAGFCVNNNKRGDMDEIAEQYLALRFDVMLGGGSDNFMPETRKDKKNLIQAYRDDNYTVVTSRNGLNAVPADLSQPLLGVFAKDGMPYQVDQASDKELQEKVPTLAEMTQKAISVMSRNKKGFVLQVESGKVDWAAHANDIGALIGEQVAFDEALKLVLDFAEKDGNTLVVITTDHGNANPGLMSSSNTNKKFDSLQGYKQSNDWILNGINRDFTYQQVVERIQYAQGWVPEESEAKALLQHYQQLDESGLYNPKKLPFRYLAEIQQQHTAVGWASMDHSADFVELAMVGPGSESLRHYVKNHELHQFMLQAARVNK from the coding sequence ATGCAAAGAAGATCCTTTTTCAGGAACAGCTCCCTCACTTTATTAGGTACTACCCTGCTCGGCAAAGGGTTTACAGCAGCCGCTGAACCGGTACAGCCTGCCGGCAGATCCGCCCGGAATATCATTTTCCTGGTGAGTGACGGTATGAGTACCGGCACCCTGACCATGACCGACCTCTACCTGCAACGGAAAATGGGCTACCGCAGCAACTGGCTCCGGCTCTATGATGAGCAGAAAGCCAGACGCGCTTTTATGGATACCGCGTCCGCCAATTCCCTGGTGACCGACTCCGCAGCAGGCAGCTCCGCCTGGGGCGGCGGTGTAAGAGTTCCCAACGGCTCTTTGAATGTCAATGCCGACGGCAGCTTCAATATGCCCATCCTGCAAAAATTCAAAGCCGCCGGAAAAGCAGTGGGCTGCGTCACCACCGTTCCCATTGCCCATGCCACCCCCGCGGGCTTCTGCGTGAACAATAACAAACGGGGCGATATGGATGAAATTGCCGAACAATACCTGGCCCTCCGCTTTGATGTGATGCTGGGCGGCGGCAGTGATAATTTCATGCCAGAGACCAGGAAGGATAAAAAGAACCTGATACAGGCCTACCGCGATGACAACTATACCGTAGTCACCAGCCGCAACGGGCTGAATGCCGTGCCGGCCGATCTCAGCCAGCCCTTGCTGGGTGTCTTTGCCAAAGACGGCATGCCTTACCAGGTAGACCAGGCCTCCGATAAGGAGCTGCAGGAAAAAGTGCCTACCCTGGCGGAGATGACGCAAAAAGCGATCTCGGTCATGAGCAGGAATAAAAAAGGATTTGTGCTGCAGGTGGAATCCGGCAAAGTGGACTGGGCGGCACATGCTAATGATATTGGCGCACTGATCGGCGAACAGGTCGCTTTTGATGAAGCCCTGAAACTAGTCCTTGATTTTGCAGAGAAAGATGGGAATACCCTGGTGGTGATCACCACTGACCATGGCAATGCCAATCCCGGCCTGATGAGCAGCAGCAATACCAACAAAAAATTTGATTCCCTGCAGGGATATAAACAGTCCAACGACTGGATCCTGAACGGCATCAACCGCGACTTCACTTACCAGCAGGTGGTGGAACGCATTCAATATGCCCAGGGCTGGGTACCGGAAGAAAGCGAGGCCAAAGCTCTGCTGCAGCATTACCAGCAGCTGGATGAGTCCGGGCTGTACAATCCCAAAAAATTACCGTTCAGGTACCTGGCAGAGATCCAGCAGCAACATACGGCGGTTGGCTGGGCTTCCATGGATCACTCCGCGGACTTTGTGGAGCTGGCTATGGTTGGCCCCGGCAGTGAATCGCTCAGGCATTATGTGAAGAACCATGAGTTGCACCAGTTCATGCTCCAGGCCGCCAGGGTAAATAAATAA
- a CDS encoding Lrp/AsnC family transcriptional regulator, with translation MDQTELDLVDLNILRLLQKDATLTNKEIAHQLNKSVATVHERIRRLKEEGYIKKIVALLDRKKVNKGLIAFSHVLLHDHTASTLANFEREVAKFPEVMECFQMTGTFDFLLRIATTDMESYHEFYRNKLATLPNITTVQSFFVLSETKSLTAYPI, from the coding sequence ATGGATCAGACAGAATTAGACCTGGTGGATCTGAATATACTCCGCTTATTACAGAAGGACGCCACACTCACCAACAAAGAAATTGCGCATCAGCTCAACAAGTCTGTTGCCACTGTTCACGAACGTATCCGCCGCTTAAAAGAAGAAGGCTATATCAAAAAGATAGTGGCCCTGCTGGACCGGAAGAAGGTCAACAAAGGACTGATCGCCTTTTCACACGTGCTGCTGCACGACCATACCGCCAGCACCCTCGCCAATTTTGAGCGGGAAGTGGCCAAATTCCCCGAAGTGATGGAATGTTTCCAGATGACAGGCACTTTTGATTTTCTCCTGCGGATTGCCACTACGGACATGGAGAGCTACCATGAATTTTACCGCAACAAACTGGCCACCCTGCCCAATATCACTACGGTGCAGAGCTTTTTTGTACTGTCAGAGACCAAGAGCCTGACAGCATATCCGATATAG
- a CDS encoding cysteine synthase family protein encodes MVEQCLGLELEKKFRNLWKLVGNTPMLELQYERAGQQHSIFVKCEHYNLTGSIKDRMALHILQEAYRQEQINPTDKIVEATSGNTGIAFAAIGKALGHSVRIIMPNWLSKERMDIITSLGAEIELVSKAEGGFLGSIRSSERWFAQGDVFLPKQFENNHNAAAHCQTTGKEIWLQLQSVGLSPDAFVAGVGTGGTVMGVGEYLRSRNPAVKVHPLEPAGSPTLTTGYKVGSHRIQGISDEFIPAVVHLDELDEVVQAHDGDAILMAQRLAKELGLAVGISSGANVIGAMHLKEQLGPDAVVVTILPDSNKKYLSTDLVKEEPVKEGYITPKIRFTGYDPIDRLPCELL; translated from the coding sequence ATGGTTGAGCAATGCCTGGGTCTTGAACTGGAAAAAAAATTCCGCAATCTCTGGAAACTTGTTGGCAATACGCCGATGTTGGAACTGCAATATGAACGGGCAGGACAACAACACAGCATCTTTGTAAAATGTGAGCACTATAACCTGACGGGCAGTATCAAAGACAGGATGGCGCTGCATATTCTCCAGGAAGCCTACAGGCAGGAGCAAATCAATCCCACAGATAAAATTGTAGAAGCCACCAGTGGCAATACAGGCATTGCCTTTGCCGCTATTGGCAAAGCACTGGGACATTCCGTACGCATCATTATGCCCAACTGGCTCTCTAAAGAGCGCATGGACATCATCACCAGCCTGGGCGCAGAAATAGAGCTGGTCAGCAAGGCGGAAGGCGGTTTCCTGGGAAGTATCCGTTCCAGCGAGCGCTGGTTTGCACAGGGTGATGTTTTTCTTCCCAAACAATTTGAGAATAACCACAATGCTGCCGCTCACTGCCAGACCACCGGCAAAGAGATCTGGTTACAATTGCAGTCGGTAGGACTGAGTCCCGATGCTTTTGTGGCCGGTGTGGGAACAGGTGGTACCGTTATGGGCGTAGGCGAATACCTGCGCAGCAGGAACCCTGCTGTGAAAGTGCATCCCCTGGAGCCGGCAGGATCCCCCACGCTGACCACCGGTTACAAAGTGGGTTCGCACCGCATCCAGGGCATCTCTGATGAGTTCATCCCGGCTGTAGTACACCTGGATGAGCTGGATGAAGTGGTGCAGGCCCATGATGGGGACGCCATCCTGATGGCGCAGCGCCTGGCCAAAGAGCTGGGGCTGGCTGTAGGCATCTCTTCCGGCGCCAATGTGATTGGGGCCATGCACCTGAAAGAACAGCTGGGACCGGATGCCGTGGTAGTCACTATCCTGCCGGACAGCAATAAGAAATACCTGAGCACTGACCTGGTGAAAGAAGAGCCCGTGAAGGAAGGATATATCACCCCGAAGATCCGGTTCACCGGCTATGACCCGATTGACCGGCTGCCCTGTGAGCTTTTGTAA